Genomic window (Gemmatimonadota bacterium):
TGCGTGGCGGCCTCGATCAGCCGACGCTGGATCGACTTCTCCTTCATGATCTTGGCGTGAAACTCGATGTTCGCCGCGGTCGGCACCGAGTTCACCAGTTCGTCGAGATAGCCGTCGCCACCGGCCATCTCGAGATCCCCGCGGCGGGTCAGCTCATCGCGCAGGGTGACGTAGTCGACCACCATCCGGCTCTCGACCAGGCCACGAAGCGCCCGGAAGAGCCGGCGATGGCCTTCCTTGTAGAACATCGTGTCGTCGATCAATTCGGCGCCGCGCAGTGCGGCGTCTCCGTCGATGATCATCGCGCCGAGCACGGCTTGCTCGGCCTCCTGACTCCAGGGGACGGCGCGACCCTGGAACGGATCAGTCATCGATGTCGAGGAGCTGTCGCGCAATACGGACGTCATCCCAGGCCGGCCTCTTCCAGTTCGGATTCCGCAGCAGGGCCGCGGGGTGGTACGTGACGATCAGGGGAATGCCGTTCCACTCGTGCACCTTGAGCCGGATCTCGCCGAGCGGCTTCTTGACCCCGAGCATCGCTTCCGCCGCCGTACTGCCCAGCGCGAGGAGCACCTTCGGCTTCACCAGCGCGATCTGCCGATGCAGGTACGGAAGACATGCCGCGCGTTCGTCGGGCAACGGTGCCCGGTTGCGGGGCGGCCGGCACTTCACGACGTTGGCGATGAACACCGTAGCACGAGGTGCCTCGATGCTCTCGAGAATCTTGTCGAGGAGCTCGCCCGCGCGACCCACGAAGGGGCGACCGGTCAGGTCTTCCGTTTCGCCGGGCCCCTCACCGATCAGCATCAGGCGCGCTTGAGCGTTGCCCTCCCCTGGCACCGTCTTCGTCCGGCCGGTGCAGAGCGGACACTGGGTGCACGTGCTTACCACATCGGCGACTTCGGCCAGCGTGCTCCAGCGATCCGGTGCCGTCACGTTGACGACGAGGCCTGGTCCTGGAATCGGTGGCGCACCCTTCCGCCAGCCGACAGCGTTCTCTTCACTGATCACCGGGACCACCCGAGGACGACTTGGCGCGGCAGCAATGGCCGCGGGAGCAGGAGCAGCGGATGCAGGAGTCGCCGGTGCAACAGGCGTGGCAGCACTCGCGCGAGTTCGCGGCGCGACGGCAACCGTGGCCGGAAGCGCAACGGGAACGTCGAAGAGTACTTCGTCACCACCCAGGTCGCGCTGCGCGGCGAGGTAGCGGCGCAGCGGGTCAGGCACGATAGCCCTCGATCGCGTCCAGGATGGCGTCGGCCACTGCCGACTTGCTGCTCAATGGGACCCGTCGCTCGCCACCCAGGCAATCGAGAATCGTGACCGCATTGGTGTCGACGTCGAAGCCGGCGCCCGGTTCGAGCGCGTCGTTCACCACGATCATGTCGAGTTGCTTCCGCTGCAACTTGGCGCGACCCTTTTCTATGGCCGCTCCGGTTTCCAGCGCGAAGCCAACCACCGTGAGGCCGGCGTGACGCTCCGACATCGTGCCGAGGAGGATGTCGTCCGTCGCCTCGAGCGCGAGGGTGAACCCACCACTGGAGCGCGGCAATTTGGTGTCGCGGGCGCTGACAGGGCGATAGTCGGCGGGGGCAGCGGCCATGATCAGGACGTCGCTGCTCCGAAGCTGCGCCTTCACTGCCGCTGCCATCTCAGCGGTCGTATCCACGTGCTGGCGAGCGACACCCACCGGGGTGGTCTCGTTGGATGGCCCGGAGATCAGCATCACATTGGCACCCCGCCGCCACGCTGCTTCGGCGAGGCGAAATCCCATCTTGCCGCTCGATCGGTTGGTGAGCACCCGCACCGGATCGAGCGATTCGCGGGTGGGCCCGGCAGTGATGAGCACCCGGCGACCGGCAAGCGGTCCGTCGCCATAGAGCGTCCGCTCGGCGTGCGCCACGATCTCGGCGGGCTCGACCATCCGCCCCGGTCGATCGGAAGGGCCTTCGGCGAGAGCACCAATCGCTGGTCCGACGATCCGCCAGCCGCGGGCGACGAGCGCGGCGACATTCGCGGCAGTCGGCTCGGCCGCGAACATCTCGTCATTCATGGCCGGGGCGATCAGGACGGGTCGCGTGGTGGCGAGCAACAGCGCGGTGAGCAGATCATCCGCCATTCCAGCTGCCGCGCGCGCAATCAGGTGGGCAGTCGCGGGCGCGACGATGATCAGGTCGGCGTGCTGACCCAGGGTCACATGATCGAGCGCCCCGTCACGCTCCCACAACGAGGAGCGCACGGGGCGCCGGGTGACTGCTTCGAACGTGGCGCGACCGATGAACTCGGTCGCGCCGCGCGAGAGGATAACGTCCACGAGCGCACCGCGCGCCGACAGCTCGCGGGCTACCAGCACGCTCTTGTAGGCCGCGATCCCCCCGGTCACTCCGAGGACGACATGGCGGCCCCGCCACATCTCAGGCCTCGGTGCGGCGCCGACGGAGTTCGCGGAACGTCAACTCACCGGTGGTGAGCTTCTGCAGCGAGAGAGTCGTCAGCTTCTTGACCCCTTCGACGCGTTCCCAGTTGGCGACCGCTTCGCGCGGAAACTCGTTCAGATAGCGGGCGAACTTCGCCGCGACCAGCACGCCGCGATACTTCGAGCCGGTCTGAAGAGCAACTTCCTGTGGCGTAAAGATTTCCATTCCATCCCCCTGCGATCAGTGATCGCCGCTCGCACGATCGAGTTCGGCGGCGACTTCGGTTCGGAGCCGGTCGAGCAGTACGGTCACATCCCGCTGCCGGCTGGTGCGCCGTGCTTCCGCTTCCAGGATGGCGTGCACGGCGCGCACCGCTTCATCCAGATCGTCATTCACGACGACGTAATCGTATTCCACCGCCGCAGCCAGCTCCTCGAGCGCCTGCTCAAGTCGACCGGCGATATCCTGCTTCCCTTCGGTGCCCCGTGCCCGGAGCCTCGCTGCCAGCGCCATCCCGCTCGGCGGAACGACGAAGATCAGCACGGCATCAGGAAAACGTTCGCGCACCAGTCGCGCGCCCACCACCTCGATGTCCAGCAGCACATGGCGCCCACCCTGCATCACCCGGCGCAGTTCGCCTACCAGCGTGCCATAGCGGTGTCCGTTGTACACCGCGTGCTCGATGAACTCTCCGGCCTGCACTCGCCGTTCGAATTCCTCGTGCCCGAGAAAATGATACTCCCGTTCGTGCACTTCTCCGGCCCGTGCTGCCCGGGTGGTCGCCGAAACGGAATATCCGACGTCGTCACGCTCCGCGAGCACCCGCCGGGCGATGGTGGACTTGCCACCTCCTGACGGCGAGGAAAGCACCACGAGCAGCGGTGTCATTCCAGATTCTCCAGCTGCTCGCGAATCTTTTCGAGCTCACCCTTCATCGCGACGACTTCGTGCGCAATCGCGGGGTCGTTCGCCTTCGATCCCATCGTGTTCACTTCGCGACCGAGTTCCTGCGCCAGGAAACCGAGAGCCTTGCCGACCGGCTTGTCGCTCGCGAGCAATCCTCGCACCGCTTCGAGGTGAGCCGTGAACCGCACCAGCTCCTCGGTGATGTCCAGCCGGTCGGCCGTCAGCACCAGTTCCTGGGCCACCCGCCCCTCATCGATTGCCCGACCTTCGAGCAACGTCGCGAGCTGGCCGCTGAGCCGTTCCCGTTCCCGTACCAGCCTGGCCGGTGCGAGTTGGCCCACGCGCTGCCCACCAGCATGCAGCGCGGCAATCCGCGACGCGATCTCGGCCACGAGCACGGCGCCTTCCCGCCGCCGTGACGCGAGGCAGTCCGCCGTGGCCGATGCGACTAGCGGAGCCAGGGCATCCCACCCGACCGCCGCCATCGGTTCGTCGCGACGGGTGCCGAACAGATCGGCCTGACGAGCCACCATCTCCACCGTCACGTCACCAGCGAGGCTGAACCGATCGCGAACCTGTCGCAAGGCATCCACCACGGCTTCGGCCCGGGTCCAGTCGATCCCGATGCCGCTGGCGGCATCGTCAGTCCAGCGGACGTTCACCGTGACATGCCCGCGATCGAAGTCCCGGCGCAACGCCTCGCGGAGTTCAGTCTCCAGGACGCCGAGTTCCATCGGAAGGCGCGCCGAGAGGTTGAACCAGCGGTGGTTGACCGTCCGGATCTCGACCCGGGCCAATCGCCCCGCGACTTCGCCGTCTGCCCCGCCGAATCCGGTCATGCTCAACGCCAAACAGCTGACTCCGGTCCGAGGATAGCTAGGGAAGATAGCCGCATTCGGGGTCCCAAGGGACTCGGGGTCCTCAGTTGGCAAACTCCCAACGAACCCCGAAGGTGCTCCCGAGGCCGAGGTAGGGGTACCCCGGGACATACCCTGCCTTGGTCGATCGGAAGTTCACCCGGTCGTAATAGGCGAAAAACGGCCCGATCTGGAACTGGAGGAGGCCTCGAACAAAGGAGGCTCCCGGGAAAAGGATGGCACTTCCGTCACCGCTCCGGCCAATGACGCCGGGGCTCCAGCTCTCCACCACCCCCTGCACTTTCAGGCCGAAGATGCCGCTGGGGAAGTTCCGGAGGAAGCGTGATCGGATGGTGGCCGTGGAGTAGGCGTGCTTGGGCGGCTGCCCGTCGGGCAGAACTCCCTTCAGCGGGTGCTCAAAGTGGCTCTCAAGGGTCAGCCAGCTCAACGGCATCAGCCGCGCCTGAAGGGTGACCCATTCGGTGCGTGGCACCGGCCCGAGCCCGGGGACCAGGAGGAACTGGCGGAAACTCACCGGCGACCAGCCATCATTGCGGGAATAGCCGGCCTCGAGGCCGAGCCGTCGCCACGCGACCGCAGCACTCCCCTCCAGATCGGAGAATCGCTGTTCCGGGGAACTGGCA
Coding sequences:
- a CDS encoding uracil-DNA glycosylase encodes the protein MPDPLRRYLAAQRDLGGDEVLFDVPVALPATVAVAPRTRASAATPVAPATPASAAPAPAAIAAAPSRPRVVPVISEENAVGWRKGAPPIPGPGLVVNVTAPDRWSTLAEVADVVSTCTQCPLCTGRTKTVPGEGNAQARLMLIGEGPGETEDLTGRPFVGRAGELLDKILESIEAPRATVFIANVVKCRPPRNRAPLPDERAACLPYLHRQIALVKPKVLLALGSTAAEAMLGVKKPLGEIRLKVHEWNGIPLIVTYHPAALLRNPNWKRPAWDDVRIARQLLDIDD
- the coaBC gene encoding bifunctional phosphopantothenoylcysteine decarboxylase/phosphopantothenate--cysteine ligase CoaBC is translated as MWRGRHVVLGVTGGIAAYKSVLVARELSARGALVDVILSRGATEFIGRATFEAVTRRPVRSSLWERDGALDHVTLGQHADLIIVAPATAHLIARAAAGMADDLLTALLLATTRPVLIAPAMNDEMFAAEPTAANVAALVARGWRIVGPAIGALAEGPSDRPGRMVEPAEIVAHAERTLYGDGPLAGRRVLITAGPTRESLDPVRVLTNRSSGKMGFRLAEAAWRRGANVMLISGPSNETTPVGVARQHVDTTAEMAAAVKAQLRSSDVLIMAAAPADYRPVSARDTKLPRSSGGFTLALEATDDILLGTMSERHAGLTVVGFALETGAAIEKGRAKLQRKQLDMIVVNDALEPGAGFDVDTNAVTILDCLGGERRVPLSSKSAVADAILDAIEGYRA
- the gmk gene encoding guanylate kinase, with protein sequence MTPLLVVLSSPSGGGKSTIARRVLAERDDVGYSVSATTRAARAGEVHEREYHFLGHEEFERRVQAGEFIEHAVYNGHRYGTLVGELRRVMQGGRHVLLDIEVVGARLVRERFPDAVLIFVVPPSGMALAARLRARGTEGKQDIAGRLEQALEELAAAVEYDYVVVNDDLDEAVRAVHAILEAEARRTSRQRDVTVLLDRLRTEVAAELDRASGDH
- a CDS encoding YicC/YloC family endoribonuclease; its protein translation is MTGFGGADGEVAGRLARVEIRTVNHRWFNLSARLPMELGVLETELREALRRDFDRGHVTVNVRWTDDAASGIGIDWTRAEAVVDALRQVRDRFSLAGDVTVEMVARQADLFGTRRDEPMAAVGWDALAPLVASATADCLASRRREGAVLVAEIASRIAALHAGGQRVGQLAPARLVRERERLSGQLATLLEGRAIDEGRVAQELVLTADRLDITEELVRFTAHLEAVRGLLASDKPVGKALGFLAQELGREVNTMGSKANDPAIAHEVVAMKGELEKIREQLENLE